The genomic segment AAAAACACCGGGATTTAAATAACTCGCCTACCCATTTAAACTCTGTTTCTCTGTTTGGCGTGCGGGCAATTAAGTAAATCAGCACATTGGTTTTTTTTAAGGCGATATCATATGACCTTGCCCATGGATAAATATTGATGCTGTAATCTGTCAGCCCCGCATTTTTAAGTGTTAATTCAATAATTTCTGTGGCCGGACCGGATACTTTGCCATCTTTGATATAAGAATAAGCGGTTGTTTCTGTGACTGCATTAATCCGCTCTGCGGGGCAAAGTGCAGAATAGCTGGTCAATAATAAAGTCAGTATGGACAAGGTTTTCATATTTGCGTTTAAATTTCAGCGAGTCAGCGTGTCATTTAAATAACATTAATAGCAGAATAGACCCGGCATGCCGGGCTAATTAAACAATCTTCAGCTCTGAACGGGAGAATGTAAGTTAAATATTGAGGAGGATGGTGCAGCAACGCTTGAGCTGCTGCTCGTTCATGCATCTATACCAGCGGGCGCTGGCAGTTTTAGCCCGTGGAGGGGGGTAAGGGGACTAGGCAGAAAAAAAGCTGCATATCACGCTGGATATGCAGCCATTATGGCTTTAGATAACTTGCAGCACAATTTTGCCACGGGCGCGGCCGCTTTCGCTGCGCTCATGGGCAAGGGCGGCTTGGGCAAATGGGAACACGCTGTCTATTACTACTTTGATGTGTCCGGCATCCAGTAATGTGGCAATTTCACTTAATTGAGCTGCATTGGGCTGTACAAAGCAAAAATGCGCGTTCACATGGTGTTTGTGCGCGGTAGCTTCATCGGGCTGATCGCAAATTGAAACAAGGCGGCCGCCTGCTTTCAGTGTTTGCCAGCTTTGGGCCAGAATGTCGCCACCCATAGTATCAAACACCAGATCCAGATCGCGTAAATCTGCGAAATTGGTTTGTGTGTAATCGATGACATGGTCGGCACCGTGTGCGGTGACTAATTCAGTGTTTTTGCCTGAGGTGGTGGTATACACCTCGGCACCGCGCCACTTGGCCAATTGAATGGCGAACAGTCCCACTCCCCCGGCGCCCGCATGGATGAGTACTTTCTCACCTGCTTGCAATTGGCCCATTGCAAAGAGTGCTTGCCATGCAGTGAGTGCCGCTAAAGGCACGGCTGCGGCTTGTTGCCAGTCTAGGCTTTTTGGTTTTTTTGCAATTTCACTGGCCCTGACGGCAACAAACTCGGCATAGGCGCCATTACGGGCAATATCAGGCCGTGAATAAACGGCATCACCGATCTGCCAGCCTGTAACTTGCTCGCCCAGGGCAACAATTTCACCTGCCACATCCCAGCCTAAAGTGAGCGGCATTTCATAAGCCAGCATGGATTGCAAATAGCCTTCACGGATTTTCCAATCCACCGGATTAACTCCCGCTGCATATACTTTAATCAGTACATCGTCAGCAGCGATCTGAGGTGTGGGCACGTTTTCCAGCTGTAATACATCGCGTTGACCGTAACGGTGCTGACGAATGGCTTGCATGCTTGCTTTCATTATTATTCTTCCAGTGGGTAAGTGAATAAGGTCAGTTTAGCGATGAAGTGCTGAATTGATTAGTACGGACAAAAGCATTACATTGTTGTCAAAATAGCAACAATAGTTCAAAGGAATCACTCATGCCACTTTCTCTGGATACCTTGCCAGGCCTCGTTTTGTTTTCCTGCGTGGTACGCCATGGCAGTCTGACGGGGGCGGCACAGGAGCTGGGGCTGAATCGTTCGTCGGTGAGTAAGCAGCTGGCACGGTTTGAAACTCAGCTTGGTGCAAAGCTGCTGCAAAGAACAACCCGCAAGCTGGCGCTCACCGAATTGGGCGAGCGGGTATGGCAGGAGGCGCAAACCATTGCTACGGCCCTGGAAAATGTGGACGCTATTACCGAGGATTACCGGCAGAATGTGCGCGGGCGGCTGAAAGTAAGCTGTTCTTCGTCTTTAGCCAGGGTGCACTTAGTCCCTTTACTGCCAGCATTTAACCAGCGCTATCCGGAAGTAGATTTACTCTTGCAGTTAGAAGACCGCTTTGTGGATTTAACCACCGAGCAAGTCGATATCGCCATACGGGTGGGGCATTTGCCAGATTCATCCCTGGTGGCGCGTAAGCTGGGTGAATTGCAGTGGCAGCTGGTAGCCAGCCCTGGCTACCTAGCAGAGCACGGCGCACCACAAACACCCGCAGATCTTGCTGGGCACGCTTGTCTTTTTTACCAGAATGGTCTGCGTGCGATGAATCTATGGACGTTTACCGGGCCTAAAGGAGAGGAGCAAGTGCGGGTGAAAGGGGCTTTGGCGATGAATGATGCCTGTGCCCTAGTAGATGCGGCCATCAATGGCTTGGGTATATTATTGATTGACCGCGCTTTACTCTCTTTAGCACTTGCCAGCGGCCAATTGCTGCCGCTGCTGCCCGAATACCAGCTGGCAGCTGGCTTACCAGTCTATGCGGTTTATCCGGCCCGCGAGTGGCTGCCGGCTAAAGCCGCCGCCTTTGTTGAGTTTATTCTTCAGGAATTCGCCCCCAGACTGGCAGCGCCCCGAGAATGAAAATTAAATAAGTAACAGCCTAAAAAGTTCTGCAGACACAGAGCACACAGATATGCCCTGACTACTTTTGGGTTTTCTCAGTGCCTGCAGGTTTGAGGTTTTTTTTGAGAAGGGGCGCTTTGCAGCAGCATGCGCCCCAAGGCGCATCTTATAAACCGCCGTTTTCCATCATGGTGCGAA from the Iodobacter fluviatilis genome contains:
- a CDS encoding NADP-dependent oxidoreductase, with protein sequence MKASMQAIRQHRYGQRDVLQLENVPTPQIAADDVLIKVYAAGVNPVDWKIREGYLQSMLAYEMPLTLGWDVAGEIVALGEQVTGWQIGDAVYSRPDIARNGAYAEFVAVRASEIAKKPKSLDWQQAAAVPLAALTAWQALFAMGQLQAGEKVLIHAGAGGVGLFAIQLAKWRGAEVYTTTSGKNTELVTAHGADHVIDYTQTNFADLRDLDLVFDTMGGDILAQSWQTLKAGGRLVSICDQPDEATAHKHHVNAHFCFVQPNAAQLSEIATLLDAGHIKVVIDSVFPFAQAALAHERSESGRARGKIVLQVI
- a CDS encoding LysR family transcriptional regulator; the protein is MPLSLDTLPGLVLFSCVVRHGSLTGAAQELGLNRSSVSKQLARFETQLGAKLLQRTTRKLALTELGERVWQEAQTIATALENVDAITEDYRQNVRGRLKVSCSSSLARVHLVPLLPAFNQRYPEVDLLLQLEDRFVDLTTEQVDIAIRVGHLPDSSLVARKLGELQWQLVASPGYLAEHGAPQTPADLAGHACLFYQNGLRAMNLWTFTGPKGEEQVRVKGALAMNDACALVDAAINGLGILLIDRALLSLALASGQLLPLLPEYQLAAGLPVYAVYPAREWLPAKAAAFVEFILQEFAPRLAAPRE